From the Kiritimatiellia bacterium genome, the window GCCGATCGCGCCGGAGATGCACAAGGCGGTCGCCGAGACGTTAGGGGTGACGCTGGTGCCGATCGGCTTTCCCGAGCTTGCGGCGGCGTACGAAGCGGCCGACGTGAAGGACGCGGAGGCATTCGCGGAGCGCTGGATCGCCGGCGCGCAGGCCGTGGTGGAGCCCTCGCGGGATGACATCACCAAGGCCGGCCGCATGTACGGGGCGATGAACGCGTTGATGCGCCAGCATGGCGCCACCGGCATCACGATCAACTGTCTGGGCGGCTTCTACGGCGGACACCTGGCCGCTTATCCGTGCCTCGGCTTCTGCCAGTTCAACAATGACGGGCTGGTGGGCGGCTGCGAGGGAGATGTGCGCTCGGCGCTGACGATGATGGTGATGGGAGCGCTGACCGGTCGGCCGGGTTACATTTCGGATCCGGTGATTGACACCGCGCGGAATGCGATCATCTACGCGCACTGTGTGGCGATGACCCGGCCGTTCGGGCCCCAGGGGGCTGCCAATCCCTACCGGATCCGGTCGCATTCGGAGGACCGGAAGGGGGCGTCGCTTGAGTCGCTGCTGCCGGCGGGCTACCTGACAACCACCATCGAGATCCATCCGGAGCTGCGAAAGATGACGGTGCATCAGGCGGTGGCGATCGGATGCTGTGACAGCGACATGGCTTGTCGCACGAAGCTTGTCGCGCGCGTGCGGGGCGATATCGAGAAACTGACGGAAGGGTGGAGCCACGGCTGGCATCGGGTGACCTTTTATGGAGACCTGATGCCGCTGGTGGACGAGCTGTGTGCGCGCTGGAAGTTCGAGCGGGTACTCGAGGCCTGAGTGAATGGGCGGGCGGGAGCTCTGGCACTGGCCGTCGTGGTCGCGGCGGCGGGGGGGGTGGCGGGGGAGCGAGCTCCCCGGATTCGGCTGGGTGCGTACTACTTTGATGGATGGTCGGGCACGAACCGGCTGGCTGGGCAGCCGGGGGAACCGTGGGCGTCCAATGCACCAACGCATCTCACTCGTTCGCTTGCGACCGACTACAGTGACCGTGAGCCGGTGTGGGGTTGGCGAAGCGACACCGCGGCGATCATGCAGCGGCAGATCGACTTGGCCGCAGATCACGGGCTGAGTTTTTGGGCGTTTTGCTGGTACTTCCATCCCGAGCCCTCAGCGGTGGCGGCCGACCCCAAACACACCGGGCTGCGACTGTACCTGGCGGCACCCAATCGCGCCCGCATGGGCTTCTGCCTGTTGGTGGCGAACCATGACTCCTATCAGTTGAGGACGCTGGAGAACTGGAGGTCGGCGGCAGCGCACTGGGTGCCGCTGTTCCGCGAGCCCGGTCACGTCACGTTAGGGGGACGGCCGATGGTCATTGTGTTCAATCCGTCCGACGCGCTGCCGGAGGGACTGGCGGCGGTGGAGCAGGCGGCGCGCGCAGCAGGTCTGCCCGGTGTTGCGTGGGTGGGATGTGCGCCGCGCTTGCCGCCCGTGTTTGCAGCGAGCACGCGCTACAATGTGAATGGCGGGTGGATGAAGGGATGGCAGGAGATGCCGATCGAACGGCTCTACCAGCTGCACCGCGAGTCGTGGGCAGGTACACCCGCTCAGCCGCACATCCCGTGCGTGAGCGTTGGGTGGGACCGCCGGCCCTGGGAGACCGCCGCGAAGGGAAGCTGGTACTACACGGGGGGCATGCCGGACAAGTTCGCTGCACACCTTCGGGAGTTGATCGCGTGGATGGACGCGCACCCGGAACAGTGTACGGCCGAACGGTATGCGGTGGTCTTTGCGTGGAACGAACTGGGAGAGGGCGGATGGCTGGTGCCCACCCGCGGGGACCCACAAGGTTTGTGGCTTCGGGCGATCCGCGACAACCTGATGCAGTGAGCCGCCCGCGGCCGTGGTATCGGCCCCCATTTGTTCACCCGCTGCTTGACCGGTTTGCCGCCGGTCGGCATAGTACGCTCAGACCCAGGAGGTGCATGATGATGAAGGGCGATCAAACGGTGACTTCGACGGTCTCCCGCCGGCGTTTCCTGCAAACCACCGCGACCGCATGGGCGGGCATTCAGATGGTCGCGAATCCCGAGCGGGTATTTGGTGCAAACGAGAGGGTGCGGGTCGCGGTGGTGGGCATTCGCGGGCGGGGCGGAGATCATATCCAGGGCTACCAGAAACTTCCGAACGTTGAAGTTGCGGCGATCTGCGATGTGGACCAGAACGAGATTGCGAAGCGGCTGAAGCAGTTTCGCGATCGCAACCTCAAGGAGCCGATGGCGTTTGAGGATCTGCGCAAGCTGCTCGAGCGGCCAGACATTGACGCGATCTCGATCGCAACGCCTAACCATTGGCACTCGCTCCAGGGCATTTGGGCCTGCCAGGCCGGCAAGGACGCCTACGTTGAAAAGCCGATGTCGCATCGGTGGTTCGAGGGCAAGCAGCTGGTCGAGGCGGCGCGCAAGTACAAGCGGATCGTGATGCATGGCTCGCAGGCGCGGTGCAGCCCCGCGTTGCGCGAAATGGTGAAGAAGCTCCGTGAGGGCCTGATCGGCGAAGTCTACATGGCGCGCGGGTTGTGCTTCAAGCGGCGCAAGAGCATCGGGAAGACTCCGCCCTCGGAGGTGCCGAAAGGGGTCAACTACGATCTGTGGACCGGGCCGGCACCCCTGAAACCGTTTACGCAGAACCGGTTCCATTACAACTGGCACTGGTTCTGGGACTACGGGGATGGCGACTTCGGGAACCAGGGCGTGCACGAGCTGGACATCGCGCGCTGGGGTCTTGGCGTGACGTATCCGACTCGGGTGACGGCGCTCGGCGCGAAAGTGATGTTCGACGACGATCAGGAGACGCCGAACGTACTGAATGTGGCCTATGAGTTCACCATGCCCGATGGCAAACCACGACTGCTCGTGTTCGAAGTACGGCACTGGCTGACGAACCACGAGGCCGGCATTGGGACGCGGCTGTTCGGCGAGGACGATATTCCTGCGGTGGTCGGCGCGATCGCGGCAGCGGGTCAGACGAAGCCCGCGGAGGAAAAGAAGAAAGTCGCCCCATGGACGAACGTGATCGGCAACCTGTTCTACGGTTCGGAGGGCTACGTCGCGGTCAACGGCTATACCTCCTACAAGACATGGCTCGGCGAGTTCCACGAGCCGGGGCCGGAGGGCCGGCAGGGTGGAGATGCGTTCGCGAACTTCATTGCGTGCGTGCGGAGCCGCAAAACGGAGGACATCGAGGCGCCGATCGAGGAGGGCCACATCTCCTGCACGTTGCTGCACCTCGGCAATATTTCGTACCGGCTCGGCCGTTCGCTCCGGTATGATCCGGCGACGCAGCAAGTGATCGGTGACGACGAAGCGAACCGGATGCTGAAGGGAGAGTATCGGCCGCCGTACGTGGTGCCCGAGCAGGTATGAGTGCTGCACAAGTGGAGCGGCTGATCTGAGGTCCGGAACGCGTGGCGATGCGCCGCGCGTTCTGCGCGTTCAGATCACGCGCGCAGAAGGTCGGCGATGGCCATGGGGATGCCCCGAAGCGTGGTGATGGGGATGCTGGGGGCGGCTCTCGCCGGCTCGGCGGCGGAAAATGTACTGCGCGACCCTGGCTTTGAGGAGGGCGGGACGGGGTGGTCGCTCGACGCGCTTCATGTCCTAGTGACGAACTCCGCGGCCGCCGCCTCCGGTCGGGTGTGTTTGCGGGGTGAGACGACCGCTCCCCGCCAGGCTGCCCGGCTGATCCAGACGGTCGAGGTGCGCAGCAACCGCGTCTATCGCTTCCGGGTGCGTGCGCGGGGGACACCCGGCGTGTTCATGGCGCTGTTCGCGACGTTCCCCCGGCGCACGGCTCGCGAACGGATCGCCGCATGGGATTCCATCTCGCCGCAGTGGCGGACCTTCGAGACGCCACCGTTCACGCCCTCGGCGGACGGACGGCTGGTGCTCGAGCTGATCTCGCCGTCGTCATTTGCAGGGAAACCAGGACGATTGTGGGTGGACGACGTGGAGCTGATCGAGGAGGTGCCCCCCCGCGGGGTCGAGCTTTCCGCCGCACAGGGGGTCAACGATGAGCCGGCGCTCACGCGCGGAGCGGACGGAGCGCTGTACGCGGCGTGGATCAGTTTTCGGGATGGCCGGGACACGCTGCAGGGGGCGCGCATCGAAGTTGCGGCCGGTGACGATGCGCGCGTGACACATCGCTGGACGGTGGACGACGGGGGCGGTGACGTCGCGCTGCTTGGCCCTCGGCTCGTGGCGGCGGGCGACGGCGCTGTGCTGGTCTATGCGCGGGAACAGCGTGACGAGTGGGACATCGCGGTGGTGAAACTGAGCGCTCGCGGTCCGGAATTCCGCCAGCTGCTGGAGGATGGTGGAACGGATGTGGATCCGGCGGTCGCGTCGCATCGTGACCTGGTGTGGGTTGCCTGGGAGGGTAGCCGGGACGGCCGGCGACGGATCGGCGTCAGAGCCGTTGTGGGAGGGCGGGCCGGGCCGATCGAGTGGCTGAGCGACCCCTCGGTGAACGCGTGCGACCCGGCGATTGCGGTGACCGCGGCCGGCGAAGTGGTGGTGGCGTGGCACGACTTCCGGAACGGACGCGTGGACATCTGGGCACGGTCGCGCGAGGCGCGAACTGGCGGCTGGTCGCCGGCGCGGCGGCTCACCACTGCTCCGGCGATTGACCGGCATCCGCTGCTTCTGGCGCGCGGCGACGAGGTCTGGATGCTGTACGAGACCGCGCAGGTGAGCGAGTACCGCGTCGGAGCGACGATTGGTCGCCGCCTCCGGCTGGTGCGGATCACGCCGCAGGGGGTGGAGGAGCCGGCGGCGGGCGACGGGCCGCTCGCCGAGGGCAGTGAGGGGCCCGCGGCGGCGTTTGATGAGTCGGGACGGCTCTGGGTCGCGTGGTTGGCGGCGGTGGCCGGGCCGAAACCGCGCGACTGGAACGTGAAGCTCGCCGCGTTCGCGGGGGACCGCTGGTCGGCCGCGCGGGAGGTTTCTTCGCTGAAGGGCATGGACCGCCGCCCGGGTTTGGCGGTCGTCGGCGGGACGGTGTGGGTACTTCATCAGTACGACAACATGCCGGCGAACTGGCCGAACGAAGCCGCCGCGGATCTCGCGCGCAGCGACGTGCGTCTGGCGGGCGTCCCGGCGGATGCGCCGCCCGCGGCGCCGCCGACGTGGCAATGCGCGACCGAATCGGCCGAGGCGTTTCCGCCAGCTGACCTGCGCGAGGCGCGCGGTGAGGAGACGCCGGGATGGTGGGTGGAACATCGCGGACACCGATGGCGATTGTTTTTCGGAGACCTGCACGAGCACAGCGACGTGTCCCCGTGCGGTCGCACCCGGGATCAGAGCGTCGACGAGAGCTACCAGCACATGCGCGACCTCGCCGTCCACGATTTCGCCTGCGTGACGGACCACGGGTATGCGATCAACTCGTATCTGTGGCGCTACCTCGCGAAGCTCGCGCGCGCGAACGAAGACCGCGGTCGGTTCCTCACGTTTCTCGGGCAGGAGTGGACCTCATCGTTCGAAGAGTACAGCGCGAACCATCCGTATGGTTTTTACGGGCACCGGAACCTGATCCTGGGCGACCCGCGCTTTCCGCGCTGGTGGAACGAGAAGAACCGGCAGACGCCGGCACAGCTCTGGGAGGACCTGCGGCGAATGAACGCCGACTTTGTCACCATCCCGCATCAGCTCGCCGACACCGGCAACGTGCCGACGGACTGGTCGTTCGTGGACGAAACCGCGCAACCGGTTGCGGAGATTTTTCAGACGCGCGGTTCCTACGAGCATGAGGGCGCGCCGCGACAGGCTCGGGCGACGACGCCGAGGGGCTGGTTTCTGCAGGATGCGTGGGCGCGGGGGATCGTGATCGGGGTGATCGCGAGCCCTGACCACGGTGGCGGGTACGGAAAAGCCTGCGTGTACGCGACCGAGCTGAGCCGGGCTGCGATCCTGGAGGCGCTGCGGGCGCGCCGCTGCTACGGTACCACCGGCGCGAAAATTCTGCTCGATGTGCGGGTCGGGGGGTGTTTCATGGGCGAAGCCTCGCGCAGCCGGCCGCCACCGACGGTGCCGGTGGAGGTTCGCGTGCTGGCGCCGGCGGAAATTGCACGTGTGGACGTCTGTCGCAACAACGTGTTCATCTACTCGCGCGAGGTCGGCGCGCGGCAATCTGAGTTCACTTATGTGGACCGTGAGGTGCCCGCCGGCCCGGTGTGGTACTACGTGCGGGTGCAACAGACGGACGGCGAGCTGGCCTGGACCAGCCCGGTATGGTGGGGGGCGCGATGAGCGGGCGTGGAGCATGGGCGGCCGCG encodes:
- a CDS encoding glycoside hydrolase family 99-like domain-containing protein, translated to MNGRAGALALAVVVAAAGGVAGERAPRIRLGAYYFDGWSGTNRLAGQPGEPWASNAPTHLTRSLATDYSDREPVWGWRSDTAAIMQRQIDLAADHGLSFWAFCWYFHPEPSAVAADPKHTGLRLYLAAPNRARMGFCLLVANHDSYQLRTLENWRSAAAHWVPLFREPGHVTLGGRPMVIVFNPSDALPEGLAAVEQAARAAGLPGVAWVGCAPRLPPVFAASTRYNVNGGWMKGWQEMPIERLYQLHRESWAGTPAQPHIPCVSVGWDRRPWETAAKGSWYYTGGMPDKFAAHLRELIAWMDAHPEQCTAERYAVVFAWNELGEGGWLVPTRGDPQGLWLRAIRDNLMQ
- a CDS encoding Gfo/Idh/MocA family oxidoreductase yields the protein MKGDQTVTSTVSRRRFLQTTATAWAGIQMVANPERVFGANERVRVAVVGIRGRGGDHIQGYQKLPNVEVAAICDVDQNEIAKRLKQFRDRNLKEPMAFEDLRKLLERPDIDAISIATPNHWHSLQGIWACQAGKDAYVEKPMSHRWFEGKQLVEAARKYKRIVMHGSQARCSPALREMVKKLREGLIGEVYMARGLCFKRRKSIGKTPPSEVPKGVNYDLWTGPAPLKPFTQNRFHYNWHWFWDYGDGDFGNQGVHELDIARWGLGVTYPTRVTALGAKVMFDDDQETPNVLNVAYEFTMPDGKPRLLVFEVRHWLTNHEAGIGTRLFGEDDIPAVVGAIAAAGQTKPAEEKKKVAPWTNVIGNLFYGSEGYVAVNGYTSYKTWLGEFHEPGPEGRQGGDAFANFIACVRSRKTEDIEAPIEEGHISCTLLHLGNISYRLGRSLRYDPATQQVIGDDEANRMLKGEYRPPYVVPEQV
- a CDS encoding CehA/McbA family metallohydrolase translates to MPRSVVMGMLGAALAGSAAENVLRDPGFEEGGTGWSLDALHVLVTNSAAAASGRVCLRGETTAPRQAARLIQTVEVRSNRVYRFRVRARGTPGVFMALFATFPRRTARERIAAWDSISPQWRTFETPPFTPSADGRLVLELISPSSFAGKPGRLWVDDVELIEEVPPRGVELSAAQGVNDEPALTRGADGALYAAWISFRDGRDTLQGARIEVAAGDDARVTHRWTVDDGGGDVALLGPRLVAAGDGAVLVYAREQRDEWDIAVVKLSARGPEFRQLLEDGGTDVDPAVASHRDLVWVAWEGSRDGRRRIGVRAVVGGRAGPIEWLSDPSVNACDPAIAVTAAGEVVVAWHDFRNGRVDIWARSREARTGGWSPARRLTTAPAIDRHPLLLARGDEVWMLYETAQVSEYRVGATIGRRLRLVRITPQGVEEPAAGDGPLAEGSEGPAAAFDESGRLWVAWLAAVAGPKPRDWNVKLAAFAGDRWSAAREVSSLKGMDRRPGLAVVGGTVWVLHQYDNMPANWPNEAAADLARSDVRLAGVPADAPPAAPPTWQCATESAEAFPPADLREARGEETPGWWVEHRGHRWRLFFGDLHEHSDVSPCGRTRDQSVDESYQHMRDLAVHDFACVTDHGYAINSYLWRYLAKLARANEDRGRFLTFLGQEWTSSFEEYSANHPYGFYGHRNLILGDPRFPRWWNEKNRQTPAQLWEDLRRMNADFVTIPHQLADTGNVPTDWSFVDETAQPVAEIFQTRGSYEHEGAPRQARATTPRGWFLQDAWARGIVIGVIASPDHGGGYGKACVYATELSRAAILEALRARRCYGTTGAKILLDVRVGGCFMGEASRSRPPPTVPVEVRVLAPAEIARVDVCRNNVFIYSREVGARQSEFTYVDREVPAGPVWYYVRVQQTDGELAWTSPVWWGAR